One part of the Malus sylvestris chromosome 2, drMalSylv7.2, whole genome shotgun sequence genome encodes these proteins:
- the LOC126613953 gene encoding L-ascorbate oxidase homolog yields MKQKAGFLLHLVCGVLAVFLNSSVVKAEDPYKFYTWTVTYGTLSPLGVPQQVILINGQFPGPTLDVVTNDNIILNLINKLDQPFLLTWNGIKQRKNSWQDGVLGTNCPILPNSNYTYKFQTKDQIGSFTYFPSTQFHKAAGGFGGINVYARPRIPVPYPIPDGDFTLLAGDWYNTSHKALQQSLDSGKSLPFPSGVLINGHTSNTFSGDQGKTYMFRISNVGLSTSLNFRIEGHKLKLVECEGSHPIQNIYDSLDIHVGQSISVLVTLNQAPKDYYIVASTRFTRRVLTATSVIHYTNSHTSVSGPVPAGPTYQIHWSMKQARTFRWNLTANAARPNPQGSFHYGHVTPTKTIVLANSAPLINGKQRYAFNRVSYVNPDTPLKLADYFNIPGVFSLDSIQTVPSDGSAFVGTPVMPVSHHDFIEIVFQNNENSVQSMHLDGYDFWVVGYGSGPWTPAKRRTYNLVDALTRHTAQVYPNSWTTILVSLDNQGMWNLRSAIWERQYLGQQFYLRVWDPVQSLYNEYNIPSNALLCGKALGRNA; encoded by the exons ATGAAGCAAAAAGCAGGCTTCTTGCTCCACTTGGTTTGTGGGGTTTTGGCAGTGTTTCTGAATTCTTCTGTGGTGAAAGCAGAAGACCCATATAAGTTCTACACTTGGACTGTGACTTATGGGACTCTTTCTCCTCTTGGTGTCCCTCAACAG GTAATTCTCATCAATGGCCAATTTCCTGGCCCTACACTAGATGTTGTCACCAATGACAACATTATTCTCAACCTTATTAACAAGCTGGACCAACCTTTTCTCTTAACCTG GAATGGGATTAAACAGAGGAAGAACTCTTGGCAAGATGGGGTTTTGGGAACCAATTGTCCCATCCTGCCGAACTCAAACTACACCTACAAGTTTCAGACCAAGGATCAGATAGGTTCATTCACATATTTCCCATCAACTCAATTTCACAAAGCTGCTGGAGGGTTTGGAGGGATCAATGTTTACGCAAGACCTCGAATCCCAGTCCCTTATCCAATCCCTGATGGAGATTTCACTTTGCTTGCCGGCGACTGGTACAATACCAGCCACAAG GCATTACAGCAATCTTTGGACTCCGGAAAatctcttccttttccttccgGTGTTCTTATAAATGGCCATACTAGTAACACTTTCAGTGGTGACCAAG GAAAAACATATATGTTTAGGATCTCAAATGTTGGCTTGTCAACCTCATTAAACTTCAGGATTGAGGGCCACAAACTGAAGTTAGTTGAATGCGAAGGATCTCACCCAATTCAGAACATTTACGACTCTCTTGACATACATGTTGGCCAGTCAATCTCTGTCCTAGTAACCTTAAATCAGGCTCCAAAGGATTACTACATCGTTGCATCCACACGATTCACTAGGCGTGTTCTTACAGCTACTTCAGTGATACACTATACAAACTCGCACACCTCCGTTTCTGGACCTGTTCCTGCCGGTCCTACTTATCAAATACACTGGTCTATGAAGCAAGCCAGAACTTTCAG GTGGAATCTGACAGCAAATGCAGCCAGGCCTAATCCTCAGGGCTCATTCCATTACGGCCATGTCACACCAACAAAGACAATTGTGTTAGCCAATTCAGCACCATTGATAAATGGAAAGCAGCGGTATGCATTCAACAGGGTCTCTTATGTTAACCCCGATACCCCTCTAAAGCTTGCTGATTACTTCAACATCCCTGGAGTCTTCAGCCTAGATTCCATCCAAACCGTTCCCTCAGATGGCTCTGCATTCGTCGGTACCCCTGTCATGCCAGTCTCACACCACGACTTCATCGAAATTGTTTTCCAAAACAACGAAAACAGCGTCCAATCAATGCATTTAGATGGATATGATTTCTGGGTTGTTGG TTATGGTTCCGGACCATGGACGCCAGCCAAGAGGAGAACCTACAATCTCGTCGATGCTCTTACTCGACATACTGCTCAG GTGTATCCAAACTCTTGGACAACTATTTTGGTGTCACTTGACAACCAAGGAATGTGGAACTTGAGGTCTGCTATATGGGAAAGGCAGTATCTTGGCCAACAGTTCTATCTCAGGGTTTGGGATCCAGTCCAAAGCCTTTATAACGAATACAACATTCCTTCAAATGCACTGCTGTGTGGAAAAGCTCTAGGACGAAACGCATAG